Proteins found in one Exiguobacterium sp. 9-2 genomic segment:
- a CDS encoding HD domain-containing protein, with protein sequence MIQLFKALPEVTMPSNENDAFSINQSNQPIGLSLDTLVPGERIEEVLLVASGEIRTGQTGREWLQFTFNSPAGSCKGKQWINQGTAEEALRPYLETRIVRVEAKVEEYPPQSGNKSLTVQRVTPIYDASPTQFLPQLPSEESLETYRDQLLGLIDQLDTPYREIALSILRQYWADFSTRPAALFHHHAYIGGLLKHTACMMTIGQGICDSEQPYLTLLKCIQEAEADHKNELFQASEREMRQFSWDDSFDALYQAAKGIALLDQRPNPNELLLGILLHDIGKLWEYTHAGASTDRFSRLLHVTEEEEELAGIALDPDGVLIGHMPYGCFVLEQTLREEDIRLPRAVYHRLMHMVLSHHGKREWGSSVTPQTADAWYLHAIDLLDARKEKWRQQQGR encoded by the coding sequence GTGATACAATTATTCAAGGCGCTTCCAGAAGTGACGATGCCTTCTAATGAAAATGACGCTTTTTCTATCAATCAATCAAATCAACCGATTGGACTTTCGCTAGATACACTTGTTCCTGGTGAGCGAATCGAAGAAGTACTACTCGTTGCCTCGGGTGAAATTCGCACAGGTCAAACCGGACGAGAGTGGTTACAGTTTACATTCAACTCGCCTGCTGGATCTTGTAAAGGAAAACAATGGATCAATCAAGGAACAGCAGAAGAAGCACTCCGTCCATATCTCGAGACACGAATTGTTCGAGTCGAAGCAAAAGTAGAAGAGTATCCGCCGCAATCCGGTAATAAATCATTGACGGTTCAACGCGTCACACCGATTTATGATGCTTCACCTACGCAGTTCTTGCCGCAGCTACCGTCAGAGGAGTCGCTTGAAACGTATCGTGATCAGTTACTTGGATTGATCGATCAACTAGATACGCCTTACCGAGAAATCGCGCTATCGATTCTGAGACAGTACTGGGCGGACTTTTCAACGCGACCGGCTGCCTTATTTCATCACCATGCCTATATCGGTGGATTATTAAAACATACTGCCTGTATGATGACGATTGGTCAAGGAATCTGTGATAGTGAACAACCGTATTTGACATTGCTGAAATGTATCCAAGAAGCAGAGGCCGATCACAAAAATGAACTATTCCAAGCATCTGAACGAGAGATGCGTCAATTTTCTTGGGATGACAGCTTTGATGCGCTTTATCAAGCAGCAAAAGGAATTGCTCTGTTAGATCAACGACCGAATCCGAATGAATTGTTGCTCGGTATTTTATTGCACGATATCGGTAAACTATGGGAATATACACATGCAGGTGCATCGACAGATCGTTTTTCGAGACTGTTACACGTAACCGAAGAAGAAGAAGAACTAGCAGGTATTGCGCTTGATCCAGATGGTGTTCTTATAGGACATATGCCATACGGATGCTTCGTGCTCGAACAAACGCTTCGAGAAGAAGATATTCGGTTACCACGAGCGGTCTATCACCGTCTCATGCATATGGTATTATCACACCATGGGAAACGCGAGTGGGGATCAAGTGTTACGCCGCAAACGGCGGATGCCTGGTATCTTCATGCGATTGATCTGCTCGATGCACGAAAAGAAAAATGGCGTCAGCAACAAGGACGCTAA
- a CDS encoding deoxycytidylate deaminase, producing MNIEEKQLKWDTTWLLFARMMADRHSKCASKSVACVIVKDEKPISIGINGTPSQHVNCNEIYLKQEGILYTSRSDHPITEESIERNGILFYRCENQEEHHEWSKQHEIHAEINALGKLAADSTSARHATAYVTHSPCHACSLALIASKIDRVVYSTGYEYGDGLNLMRQSGIEVIHLPLANEYFLEKI from the coding sequence ATGAATATAGAAGAGAAGCAATTGAAGTGGGACACAACATGGTTATTATTTGCGCGGATGATGGCAGATCGTCATTCAAAATGTGCCTCAAAATCCGTTGCTTGTGTCATCGTCAAAGACGAAAAGCCGATTTCGATCGGGATAAACGGAACACCCAGTCAGCATGTGAATTGTAATGAAATTTACTTAAAGCAAGAGGGTATTCTCTATACATCAAGATCCGACCATCCGATTACTGAAGAGTCGATTGAACGAAACGGGATTCTCTTTTATCGTTGTGAAAATCAAGAGGAACATCATGAGTGGTCGAAGCAGCATGAGATTCATGCTGAAATCAATGCACTCGGTAAGCTAGCTGCCGATTCGACGAGTGCGCGTCATGCGACAGCATACGTCACACATAGTCCGTGTCATGCGTGTAGTTTAGCGCTCATTGCCTCTAAAATTGATCGTGTCGTCTATTCGACAGGATATGAATATGGGGACGGATTGAACCTGATGCGACAAAGTGGAATCGAAGTCATCCACTTACCACTCGCAAACGAATATTTTCTTGAAAAAATTTAA
- a CDS encoding toxic anion resistance protein → MTHSDKETWQQWPDEQDQPTISDPSVDLNIAETPPKMPARPVEEMIPSDVPAEQRQKIERLLQVIDLQKTDAVMQFGAPVQRELSQFSDQVLSEVKMKDGGEAGKLLSDLMQRVRQMDPDTLQEKKSFWSNVPVIGRAKKKAETYFLQYEKMSAYLEEVVHNLDRSKFGLMKDITLLDQMYQKNKRYFEELNVYIAAGETKIAHVRQHEIEPLRTEVEISRDQTKLQELNDLIQLTDRFEKKIHDLKLSRTISLQMAPQIRVIQQNNQILAEKIESAVVNTIPLWKNQVVLSLSLSRQKAALEMQKDVTNTTNQLLEQNSKLLKESSIEIAEENEKGIVSVESLKVAHQNLIETLDETLRIQQEGKQKRRDAEHELERMENELKQKVIEVASKSRELPNRPY, encoded by the coding sequence ATGACCCATTCTGATAAAGAAACGTGGCAACAATGGCCTGATGAGCAAGATCAACCAACGATCTCTGATCCGTCGGTCGATCTAAATATAGCGGAGACACCTCCTAAAATGCCGGCACGCCCTGTCGAAGAGATGATTCCTTCGGATGTTCCAGCAGAACAACGACAAAAGATCGAACGTTTGCTGCAAGTAATCGATCTTCAAAAGACGGATGCCGTCATGCAATTTGGAGCACCCGTCCAGCGTGAACTCTCTCAATTCTCCGATCAAGTCTTAAGTGAAGTAAAAATGAAGGACGGCGGGGAGGCAGGAAAACTGCTGAGTGATTTAATGCAACGTGTACGTCAAATGGATCCAGACACACTTCAAGAAAAAAAGAGTTTCTGGTCGAACGTTCCGGTTATTGGGCGAGCAAAGAAAAAAGCAGAAACGTATTTCTTGCAGTATGAGAAAATGAGTGCTTATCTCGAAGAAGTCGTACACAATCTTGATCGATCGAAATTTGGATTGATGAAAGACATCACTTTACTCGACCAAATGTATCAAAAAAATAAACGTTATTTTGAAGAATTGAACGTCTATATTGCGGCTGGCGAGACGAAAATCGCTCATGTGCGTCAGCATGAAATCGAACCGCTACGGACAGAAGTCGAGATATCTCGGGATCAGACGAAGTTACAGGAATTAAATGACTTGATTCAATTGACGGACCGTTTCGAAAAGAAAATCCATGATTTAAAATTATCACGAACGATCAGTTTGCAAATGGCGCCGCAAATTCGCGTCATTCAACAAAACAACCAAATATTAGCGGAAAAAATCGAATCGGCAGTCGTCAATACGATTCCGCTCTGGAAGAACCAAGTCGTCTTATCCTTAAGTTTATCACGTCAAAAAGCAGCACTCGAAATGCAAAAGGATGTCACCAACACGACGAATCAGCTACTTGAGCAAAATTCGAAGTTACTGAAAGAATCGTCGATTGAAATTGCGGAAGAAAACGAAAAAGGAATCGTTTCTGTCGAATCATTAAAAGTGGCACACCAAAACTTGATTGAGACACTTGATGAGACATTACGCATTCAACAAGAAGGAAAACAAAAACGTCGCGACGCTGAGCATGAATTAGAACGAATGGAAAACGAATTGAAACAAAAAGTCATCGAAGTTGCCTCGAAAAGTAGAGAATTACCGAATCGACCATACTAA
- a CDS encoding 5-bromo-4-chloroindolyl phosphate hydrolysis family protein, with product MKSSWWIFGSIGMMFVFLQLADTFNFSGIFIALGLWFIWSGYRTKPGRRYRTERKSTEIKRKNVKKKLLLDDEDEFVGSVILKPERATRRFEETDDLELQVLQRTIEEGFVKIQTYDQIVPSIRDGEIRSEMRMVSREAHVLFEELYESPRDVKKVRDFFTFYLDSLLSISEKYADLERRGAQVQVDTKNQLISNLKMIGQKLKQQQTLLLEGDTVDLERELLTIEKVLAQETEQQKQEESYRHDPF from the coding sequence ATGAAGTCTTCATGGTGGATATTTGGCTCCATCGGTATGATGTTCGTATTTTTACAATTGGCTGATACGTTCAACTTTTCGGGAATCTTCATCGCACTTGGGTTATGGTTCATTTGGAGTGGTTACCGGACTAAACCAGGACGACGATATCGGACTGAACGAAAATCGACCGAAATCAAGCGGAAAAATGTCAAAAAGAAACTACTACTCGATGACGAAGATGAGTTTGTGGGCAGTGTCATCTTAAAACCCGAGCGGGCGACACGACGCTTTGAGGAGACGGATGATTTAGAACTTCAAGTCTTGCAACGGACGATTGAGGAAGGATTTGTAAAAATCCAGACGTATGATCAAATCGTTCCCTCCATACGAGATGGTGAAATTAGAAGTGAGATGCGAATGGTTTCACGCGAAGCCCATGTATTGTTCGAAGAGTTATATGAAAGTCCACGAGACGTCAAAAAAGTCCGAGACTTCTTTACATTCTACCTAGATTCCTTATTATCGATTTCAGAAAAATACGCCGATCTGGAACGCCGAGGTGCCCAAGTTCAAGTTGATACGAAAAATCAACTGATTTCGAATTTGAAAATGATTGGTCAAAAATTAAAACAACAACAAACCTTATTGCTCGAAGGGGATACCGTTGATTTAGAACGGGAACTCTTGACGATTGAAAAGGTTCTAGCACAAGAGACCGAACAACAAAAACAGGAGGAGAGTTACCGACATGACCCATTCTGA
- a CDS encoding sodium-dependent transporter, with product MKGNAWASKVGFILAAAGSAIGLGAIWKFPYTTGTNGGGAFLLLFLVFTLLLGLPVLIAEFLIGRTSGKTALQAFSALGHKKFTFIGVLGVIACFLLLSFYSVIGGWVLIYTILGFTGRLTTMDSGALGELFGTISASPLYVISGQLIFLALTCWIVLRGVQSGIEKMSKIMMPLLFVCFIILVLRSLTLDGAMEGVKFFVQPDFSVLNRTSVLSALGQAFFSLSLGVSAMLTYASYMKERGEINRSAAWIVAMNVAVSLLAGFAIFPAVFASGLDPAEGPALLFIVLPTVFSQIQFGSLFLILFFLLFAFASITSSIAMLEVVVASLTDRKENATMRDKKRTTWLATLAIAIVGIPSALSFGILGDAQFMGKTFFDSVDFLVSNILMPIGALLISIFAGYKLDRTLIEQELVTSPFMKKIVPVWRVSVCYLSPIAILIILIWPIFG from the coding sequence ATGAAAGGAAACGCATGGGCTTCAAAAGTTGGATTTATTTTAGCAGCAGCGGGATCCGCCATTGGTCTGGGGGCCATTTGGAAATTCCCGTATACGACTGGAACAAACGGAGGGGGCGCCTTTTTACTTTTATTCCTCGTGTTTACCTTGCTACTTGGATTGCCTGTCTTGATTGCTGAGTTTTTAATCGGTCGAACGAGTGGGAAAACGGCACTTCAAGCGTTCTCGGCGCTTGGTCATAAGAAGTTCACGTTCATTGGTGTCCTGGGTGTCATCGCCTGTTTCTTGTTGCTCTCTTTCTACAGCGTCATCGGAGGCTGGGTCTTAATTTATACCATTCTTGGTTTTACAGGTCGGTTAACGACAATGGATAGTGGAGCACTCGGTGAATTGTTCGGAACGATTTCAGCCTCACCGCTTTATGTCATCTCGGGGCAATTGATTTTCCTCGCTCTGACATGTTGGATCGTTTTACGTGGTGTTCAATCTGGTATTGAAAAAATGAGTAAGATCATGATGCCATTATTATTCGTGTGTTTCATCATTCTTGTCTTACGATCGTTAACGCTTGATGGTGCGATGGAAGGCGTCAAGTTTTTCGTTCAGCCTGATTTCTCGGTGCTCAACCGAACTTCTGTCCTGAGTGCCCTTGGGCAAGCGTTCTTTTCCTTATCGCTCGGTGTATCAGCGATGCTGACGTATGCATCCTATATGAAGGAACGTGGAGAAATTAACCGTTCGGCAGCATGGATTGTTGCGATGAATGTAGCCGTCTCATTATTAGCAGGATTTGCGATTTTCCCAGCCGTTTTTGCTTCAGGTCTTGACCCGGCAGAAGGTCCAGCGTTACTCTTTATCGTCTTGCCGACCGTCTTCAGCCAAATTCAATTTGGTTCGTTGTTCTTGATACTGTTCTTCTTGTTGTTCGCTTTCGCGTCGATCACTTCATCGATTGCGATGCTTGAGGTCGTCGTTGCTTCCTTGACGGATCGAAAAGAAAACGCGACGATGCGCGATAAAAAGCGGACGACTTGGCTTGCGACACTCGCAATCGCCATCGTCGGGATTCCATCTGCACTCTCGTTTGGAATTCTAGGTGATGCACAATTCATGGGGAAAACATTCTTTGACAGTGTTGATTTCCTCGTCTCAAACATTCTAATGCCGATTGGTGCTTTATTGATTTCAATTTTTGCCGGTTACAAACTCGACCGAACTCTTATCGAGCAGGAGCTAGTAACAAGTCCATTCATGAAAAAAATCGTTCCTGTGTGGCGGGTAAGCGTATGCTACTTGAGTCCGATTGCGATTTTGATTATTCTCATCTGGCCAATTTTTGGATGA
- a CDS encoding diacylglycerol/lipid kinase family protein has product MKLLLISNPTAGTNGTGLLGEVIEPLSTLFDEIVIRNTKQAGDAMHFAEESSAFDAVVVIGGDGTVFETINGVAKLENRPILGIIPGGTCNDFARTLGLPMAPRLAAEAIAMQHVVQVDLGQVGDSYFLNFLGVGLVAEASIGIDTEEKARLGKMGYYLSTIRSSLEAKPFEYELILDEGRHMTGEAVLILAANGESLGGIETNLSDGAYNDGKLDLVIVDEVNLTTIRDVILQKIGLANDPSFTHILTSGFQLKTKEAKVIDTDGEKAIHTPITVKVLPEYLRMYGGTD; this is encoded by the coding sequence ATGAAACTATTACTGATCAGTAACCCGACAGCCGGTACGAATGGTACAGGATTACTTGGAGAAGTCATCGAACCGTTAAGTACGTTGTTCGACGAGATCGTCATTCGAAATACAAAACAAGCAGGAGATGCGATGCATTTTGCGGAAGAATCATCCGCGTTTGACGCTGTCGTCGTCATCGGTGGAGATGGGACGGTATTTGAGACGATCAATGGTGTAGCGAAATTAGAAAATCGCCCGATACTCGGCATTATTCCTGGAGGTACGTGTAATGATTTCGCACGAACACTTGGCTTACCGATGGCGCCACGGCTTGCAGCAGAAGCAATTGCTATGCAACATGTCGTTCAAGTCGACCTCGGGCAAGTCGGAGATAGCTATTTCTTGAACTTTCTCGGTGTCGGTCTCGTCGCCGAAGCATCGATTGGGATCGATACAGAAGAAAAAGCGCGTCTTGGGAAGATGGGGTATTATTTATCGACGATTCGCTCGAGTTTAGAAGCAAAACCATTTGAATATGAATTAATTTTAGATGAAGGTCGTCATATGACAGGTGAAGCAGTATTGATTCTGGCAGCAAATGGAGAATCACTGGGTGGAATCGAGACGAATTTGTCGGATGGAGCTTATAATGATGGAAAACTAGATTTGGTAATTGTTGATGAGGTAAATCTGACGACAATCCGGGACGTCATCCTTCAAAAAATTGGTCTCGCCAATGATCCATCTTTTACCCATATCTTGACGAGCGGATTTCAATTAAAAACAAAAGAAGCAAAAGTCATTGATACAGATGGTGAAAAAGCCATCCATACGCCAATTACCGTCAAAGTGTTACCGGAATATCTTCGAATGTATGGTGGCACTGATTAA
- a CDS encoding ABC transporter permease/substrate-binding protein, translating into MNGLIETYQDRKSELLQALIEHIQLSVISLLIACIIAIPLGIYLSRNKRLSEWSIGVTSVIQTIPSLALLGLMIPLVGIGTVPSIIALVLYSLLPIVRNTYTGLAEVDPSIKEAARACGMTPMQSLWKVELPLALPVMMAGIRTAMVLIIGTATIAALIGAGGLGSIILLGIDRNDNYLLLLGAIPAALLALLFDGLLRQTEVATRKRQTARLVTAVVLMVAIVIAPFAFGRSERPDLVVAGKLGVEPEILMNMYKIVIEDETDLKVQVKPNFGKTTFVYKALESGDIDAYPEFTGTVLASLTNEKPKSNDAKEVYEQAKTGLKKQDLTLLPPMNYNNTYAVAVPKKLAERYDLKTISDLKQVANQLTAGFTLEFKDRQDGYKGIQDKYDVNFNKVVTMEPKLRYKAIESGEIDVIDAYSTDPEIAKYDMLVLKDDQQLFPPYEGAPLLRQETIDEYPEVKQALEQLSGKISDEEMSKMNEAVAYGGKTANAVARDYLKKEGIIQ; encoded by the coding sequence ATGAACGGCTTGATTGAAACGTATCAAGATCGGAAAAGTGAATTGCTTCAAGCGTTAATTGAGCATATTCAACTATCGGTCATTTCGTTACTTATCGCATGTATCATCGCCATTCCGCTTGGGATCTACTTATCACGGAATAAACGTCTGAGTGAGTGGTCGATTGGTGTGACTTCCGTCATTCAAACGATTCCATCATTAGCGCTACTTGGTCTGATGATTCCACTTGTCGGAATTGGTACAGTCCCGTCTATCATTGCACTTGTTCTCTATTCTTTATTACCAATCGTTCGAAACACATATACAGGTCTCGCCGAAGTCGATCCTTCAATCAAAGAGGCGGCACGCGCATGTGGGATGACCCCGATGCAAAGTCTATGGAAAGTCGAACTTCCGTTAGCTTTGCCTGTCATGATGGCCGGAATTCGAACGGCGATGGTATTGATCATTGGTACGGCAACGATTGCTGCTTTGATCGGTGCTGGTGGACTAGGGTCGATCATTCTCCTTGGAATTGACCGTAATGATAACTATCTCCTTTTGCTTGGTGCGATTCCAGCAGCTCTCCTTGCTCTTCTATTTGACGGTTTACTACGCCAAACGGAAGTCGCAACTCGTAAGCGGCAGACGGCACGTCTCGTGACAGCAGTCGTCTTAATGGTCGCAATCGTCATCGCACCTTTCGCATTCGGACGTAGCGAACGACCAGATCTCGTCGTTGCCGGAAAACTGGGCGTGGAACCGGAAATCTTAATGAATATGTATAAAATCGTCATCGAAGATGAAACGGATTTAAAGGTTCAAGTCAAACCAAACTTCGGGAAGACGACATTCGTTTATAAAGCACTCGAGTCAGGAGACATTGATGCTTATCCAGAATTCACAGGAACGGTGCTCGCTAGTTTGACGAATGAAAAACCAAAATCAAACGATGCAAAAGAAGTATACGAACAGGCGAAAACCGGTCTGAAAAAACAAGATTTGACCTTATTGCCACCAATGAACTATAACAACACCTATGCTGTAGCCGTTCCGAAGAAATTAGCGGAACGCTACGATTTAAAGACGATTTCTGATTTAAAACAGGTCGCGAATCAACTGACGGCTGGATTTACATTAGAATTCAAGGATCGCCAAGATGGTTATAAAGGAATCCAAGATAAATATGATGTCAATTTCAATAAGGTCGTCACGATGGAACCGAAATTGCGTTATAAAGCGATTGAATCTGGTGAAATCGATGTCATTGATGCGTACTCGACCGATCCAGAGATTGCGAAATACGACATGCTTGTTCTAAAAGACGATCAGCAATTATTCCCACCGTACGAAGGAGCACCTTTACTTCGTCAAGAGACAATCGATGAGTATCCAGAGGTAAAACAAGCGCTTGAGCAATTATCGGGTAAGATTTCCGATGAAGAGATGTCGAAAATGAACGAAGCTGTCGCGTATGGTGGAAAAACTGCAAATGCGGTCGCCCGCGATTACTTGAAGAAGGAAGGCATCATCCAATGA
- a CDS encoding ABC transporter ATP-binding protein gives MIEFKDVGKTYADGTKAVQHVNFTVDQGEIFCLIGPSGCGKTTTMKMVNRLIDHTEGQIWIDGEPIMSINEHELRRRIGYVLQQIALFPHMTIEENVSVVPELLKWDKEKVARRVDELFRLTGLNTSLKKKYPSELSGGQQQRVGVMRALAAEQDVILMDEPFSALDPISREQLQNDLLHLNEELGKTILFVTHDMNEALKLGSRICLMNAGEIAFIGTKEEVLASNDPFVQEFMRQVRGKVE, from the coding sequence GTGATTGAGTTCAAAGATGTCGGCAAAACGTATGCGGATGGAACAAAAGCGGTGCAACACGTTAACTTCACCGTTGATCAGGGTGAGATTTTTTGTTTGATTGGTCCATCGGGTTGCGGAAAAACAACAACGATGAAGATGGTCAATCGATTGATCGATCACACAGAGGGTCAAATTTGGATCGACGGTGAGCCGATCATGTCAATCAACGAACATGAATTGCGGCGGCGAATCGGTTACGTCTTACAACAGATTGCCCTCTTTCCACATATGACGATCGAAGAAAATGTCAGTGTCGTGCCAGAATTATTAAAGTGGGACAAAGAAAAGGTGGCGCGTCGAGTCGATGAATTATTCCGTCTGACAGGTTTAAACACATCGCTTAAGAAGAAATATCCGAGTGAACTTTCGGGGGGGCAACAACAACGTGTCGGTGTCATGCGTGCGCTCGCAGCAGAGCAAGACGTCATCTTGATGGATGAACCTTTCTCCGCCCTTGATCCAATTTCACGTGAACAATTACAAAATGATTTGTTGCATCTAAACGAAGAGCTTGGAAAAACAATTTTATTCGTTACGCACGATATGAACGAGGCATTAAAACTGGGCAGTCGCATTTGTCTGATGAATGCTGGGGAGATTGCTTTCATCGGAACAAAGGAAGAAGTACTAGCGAGTAATGATCCATTTGTTCAAGAGTTCATGCGTCAAGTCAGGGGGAAAGTCGAATGA
- a CDS encoding 3D domain-containing protein, whose translation MKRTSFLLSLCLAGFIFILLPHHEASAAQIGIGTEKTIVQNPLEMKRQAAQKKREQAEAKKRARLQAVAKQKAEAEQKANANAKKRARQAAKQSQKQVKTDRSSKRTVTFETTAYTTNPENNGSRLYNGRALTASGYDVTNTITYEGRRIVAVDPSIVPLGTKVHVEGFGDAIALDTGGAIRGRIMDLLVGSKQEALEWGRRQVTVTFE comes from the coding sequence ATGAAACGAACATCATTCCTATTATCCCTCTGTTTAGCGGGATTCATATTTATTCTTTTGCCGCATCATGAAGCTTCAGCGGCACAAATCGGGATTGGAACAGAGAAGACGATCGTACAAAATCCGTTAGAGATGAAACGTCAAGCTGCTCAAAAAAAGCGGGAACAAGCTGAGGCAAAAAAGCGAGCTCGATTACAAGCCGTAGCCAAACAAAAAGCAGAAGCGGAGCAGAAAGCAAATGCAAATGCTAAAAAGAGAGCTAGACAAGCTGCGAAGCAAAGCCAGAAGCAAGTGAAGACGGATCGTTCATCAAAACGTACGGTAACATTTGAAACGACAGCGTATACGACAAATCCAGAAAACAATGGAAGCCGCTTGTATAATGGTCGTGCCTTAACGGCATCAGGTTATGACGTCACGAATACGATTACATATGAAGGTCGTCGGATCGTGGCTGTTGATCCATCTATCGTGCCGCTTGGAACAAAAGTTCATGTAGAAGGTTTTGGTGACGCAATCGCACTCGATACAGGTGGTGCGATTCGTGGAAGAATCATGGACCTTCTAGTAGGATCAAAACAAGAAGCACTAGAATGGGGACGCCGCCAAGTGACGGTAACGTTCGAATAA
- a CDS encoding NUDIX hydrolase produces MKQVNLADIRKHYVDSEERLPRHAAAVLVPLVEQDGEVYLLFQVRAKTLRSQPGEIAFPGGRIDGGELPKAAAIRETVEELNVSASEIEVIGTLEPLVTPNRSIIYPYLGILHATDFNPSPAEVDHVFLVSLTELMTSKPIKGDMEWRIRPGKEVPTERMANREAYLDRTYTVTEHFYEHGDYLIWGLTAKILRQFLAQLTRD; encoded by the coding sequence ATGAAGCAGGTGAACTTAGCCGATATCCGAAAACACTATGTAGATTCAGAAGAACGTTTACCTCGACATGCAGCAGCCGTACTCGTTCCTTTGGTTGAACAGGATGGCGAAGTCTATCTGTTATTTCAAGTACGAGCCAAAACCCTACGTTCGCAACCAGGCGAAATCGCTTTTCCAGGTGGTCGGATCGATGGCGGTGAATTACCGAAAGCAGCAGCCATCCGTGAAACGGTTGAAGAATTAAATGTCAGTGCTTCCGAGATTGAAGTGATTGGAACGCTCGAACCACTCGTGACACCGAACCGGTCAATTATTTATCCGTATCTTGGTATTCTACATGCAACGGATTTTAATCCTTCACCGGCAGAAGTCGATCATGTCTTTCTCGTATCCTTGACAGAATTGATGACTTCTAAACCAATCAAAGGGGACATGGAGTGGCGGATACGCCCTGGTAAGGAAGTGCCGACCGAACGAATGGCGAATCGAGAAGCATATCTCGATCGTACGTATACAGTCACGGAGCATTTCTATGAGCACGGGGATTATCTAATTTGGGGATTAACCGCTAAAATCTTGCGCCAGTTCTTAGCTCAATTGACGCGTGACTAG
- the yvfG gene encoding protein YvfG: MNEQLFTTERLIVNFKEYIRQNEAHLTKRNALNAYYKTVAGSILSDRIAKNADLIVRMRHLEEAYHHVAQEGR, translated from the coding sequence GTGAACGAACAACTTTTTACGACAGAACGATTGATTGTGAATTTTAAGGAATATATCCGTCAGAACGAGGCTCATCTGACAAAGCGCAATGCTTTAAACGCCTACTACAAGACGGTAGCGGGATCGATTTTATCGGACCGGATCGCTAAAAATGCGGATCTGATCGTTCGTATGCGCCATCTTGAAGAAGCGTATCATCATGTTGCACAAGAAGGGCGATGA